AAGACTGGTAGGTAAGCTGAATTACCTTACAGTTATCCGACCAGACATTGCTTTTCCTATTAGTGTAGTAAGCCAGTTTTTGTCTTCCCCTCGTACATCTCACTAGGATGCAGTTATTCGAATATTGAGGtatttgaagaaagctctaGGGAAAGGAATTGTCTACCAAAATCATGGTCATATCAGGGTTGAAGGATTTTTGATGCTCATTGGGCTGGGTCTCCAAATGATAGAAGATCAACTACTGGGTATTATACCTTAGTCGGAGGAaatctaatatcatgaaaaagtaagaaacaaagtaTTGTTGCCCGCTCCAGTGCTGAGTCAGAATATAGAACCATGGCACAAGTGACATGCGAATTAGTGTGGATTCAACAGTTATTGACTGAGTTAGGCTTTAAAGATTTAGTACCCATGACTCTATGGTGCGATAATAAAGTTGCAGTGCATATAGCTTCCAACCCTAtgtttcatgaaagaacaaaacacattgaggttgattgtcattttatccGAGAGAAGTTGCAGAGTGGAGTAATTCTTCCCAGTCATATTCGAACCAACGAACAACTTGCAAACATCTTCACTAAATCCTTGGGTAATGGAAGGATAGAACATATTTGTAACAAGCTGGGcataattaatatttatgctccagcttgagggggagtgttagaagtaagaagggtaaatgggtctttaccaacttttagggtttattttgatgtatatatattaaactttattgaataatacgATGTACATTTCCTCACACCAACAAATGGGAACATTCTTAACCGTAGATTTcttccaagaaagatgacagCTCAATTCATGACTGACTTCCTTGGATGTTGCTATGTGGACACTTCAAGGAGAttgggatttggatttagaCTATTTATGGGTGGCCTTAGACAGATGTTCATTCTCAGACAGAGAAGAAAAGTAATCTATCTTGTCCTGCCTCTACCTTTTCTGGTTACTTTGAGCTAGAGAAATATTATTTTCCTTAGAGAACAAAATTGCTGGTTCATAGCAGCAAATCAGTGCTACACCTTAAATTTCTTGACGCTGTCGCAGATATGAAAGGTcttttataactaaattttgCATTGAATGATCCAAATATGCTCTCATGGTCACGTAGCAGCAGCATACCTGATCAGCTGAAAGACCAGACTCTTCTCCCATCTCTTGTCTAAAAGCAAGCTCCAACTGTTCAAAATGGCATACACAAAATTAATATGCCAAcaatcacacacacacacacacacacacacacacatatatagagagagagagagaggatcggtAACTATGGTAAACTtctggcatattttcttcaggAAGACAAATAACCACTTGAGAACTGAAAGCAAAAACCTCGTGACAGATAAGAGGGCTTGTTATATAAGTCTAATGAGAGCTTCCTGCTAATAACTATCCAATCTCATTTCATAAACTGACATTACTTATCACAGGGGATATGACCATATACTTGCAGCAAAAGGCTGAGGTACCTTTGACTTTAGAAATTTGAGCacaggaaataaaaaattttattcatagGGATCAGTaaaggagaaaaatgaatttaacTTGCTAAAGTTGATATATTCATGCGGGAAGGAAAAGGTGTGCCCAAACTTATCTTATACATGTATTATCATTTAACCTTTGGACCTCTCAATTCACCTCCAACCCTTTCCACAGCGCCATCTCCtatttttaattgcttccttCTATTGATAGAATCTTAACCTATTTGATGATAGATCACCCagatttcaatttaaaaaaagcATATGTCACAAGAAATCAGTAACAGAACAGGCATTGTGAAGTTTGGATCAGTTCCCCAGTGAAATTGAAGATATCGCCAATTTGCACTATAAGTTATTAAGGGATATGTGGCAGGAACCTGTATATGAATAACCCGCCAATCTTGAAGGATTTTTCCAAGCTTCCGCCTTTGCCATGCAGCATTTGTACTAAGAATTTTTAGTAGGTTGATCACTAACTGCATTATAATAATACATTATCAAAGCCAAGCTTTCAATGAATGCCTTTTAAGGACAAATAGAAGAAGACTGAAGAAAGGATCAATCAGCTTCTGAATCAGACATTTTTCCTTTGGGCAAGAATTAGCTTTGGGCTGAGTAACAGCCATTAACTGCTGCTCTCTAGGTGGCGCTCATTCATTGTTGCACTCATTGTGCAATGCACTCAACCactctatttccttttcttttccaccaTTTTCCCCATTCTGccctcacatctctctctctctctctagcgcaCGCGGGCCCACATGAACAGACCAACAAACAGAGTTCTTTGAGACTTTGACCATTCAATGAGCTCCACCACACATCAGTCAGCCATAGCACATCCTCTGCCTTTTGTCACCACGAAGAGAAATGATGGGTAGTTGCATCCAACAATGCCCTACACAGAAGCCACCATAGATCTGAGTTTGAGCTCCATGCATGAGCTAAGCTCAAGCCTAGATCTGGGGTCTACAGTGAGGGCCACGGTGGAAGAAGTGCTGCGActgcaatattttttttgggggagagagagattgagggaAAATTAGGGCTTAGGgtgtttttccacaaaattatTATGTGGTTGGGTGCATGAGTATATGATGCAAAACACCAATAAACAGGCTACAACTAGTGAGCAGCAGCCAATTCTTGCCCTTTTCCTTCAGAACTTTGTCTGAGTCATCATGAGTTTCAGTTGATTCCTTGATTAGACTTCTATTTTTGCTCAGTCATTTAGTTGTCACGTGAATTTCTTGCAAATTGCTCTTGCCTGCTTTAATAACTCCTATTCCCAATTTGTTAAAAGGAGTAGTTGTTCAATCCTCACCTGTCCTAGTTGTACCAAACATTCTCCATTCTGAATATCATGGTTTCTAAGGATTTCAGGCAAGCCTGCAGCTTTAGTAATCACAGCAAAAATAGGATCCCTCCCATACAGCTTACCATCTTGAATCAGCAGCGTCTGTGAGCAAGTGAAAAGCTCCAATCACTATTTAGTGAAAAGAATAACAGCAGTAACAGCAAATCATTTATTAATAATGGCAAAACCATGTCAGCAAACATCTGAAGTGCCAGTTGTTAAGGATAAAATAAAGGTAAAGAAATACTTGAGTTGTTAGATTCTCAACTGGTTAATGCTTCAGACATCTCATCACATTCTTTCGACTCCATCAATCCTCCCTCACTTCTCCAATAAGGCAGAGAAACAGCCTTCAAAATATAGACATCTATTCATGGTTGCCACTCAGAACTACGTATTTCACTCTGAACTAAGATGCTAAGGAGACATGCCTCATAAAAAATCAGTGGTATATCTAATAACACTAGATCCTTTTATCATGTCACctgataaatttttaaatctttctCCCACTTCAGATTCCTAAAATTATTCATTCAACCGGAAATTAGCATgagaaatcataaaaaatgacatctcaCTACATAAtaaatatctttttatttttgaagtatGAAAAGTAAGGACTCTTCTTGGCTTTTTGTTAGCAAGAAAGCTACCATGCATCAGGTAAAATCTATAAAACATTTTATAGTGGTTAATGTTCTGCCAAGAAATGTTTTACCGATATAAACTTTTCccatgaaaagaaacaaagccTTAACATAGTTTGAAGATAAGTTTACTCTGCATAACTACACCATACTAAAGAAATGACATGCATAGCTCAACCTCTAATGGCCCTTCTCCATCTTTTCCCCTTAAAGCTATAGATAACGCTGCATCTTCCTATATAGGTCTTGTTCCTACCAGCCAACTAAGTCATGTGGGCATTTACCTAGTCATAGCAACACCTTTCTTTCTCCCAAAGAAATCTTCATTATGGAAAAGGAGTTGTGAAGCATAAAGGAATCATAAGCAGAAACACTTCAAAGGCATTTAACATCACAACCAATCTATTAGTCCAGATTCCTCTCAAATTATACCTTGGATAAAACAATTATAAGGAGTGAATATGATAGAAAGAGCCTAATTGCCTGTGCAGAGACAATGaatgtcttttcttttatctacaTGCACATGTGTgctccacagagagagagagagagagagagagagagagatttaaataaaaaaaagaaaggtcaaCCTGGAGATGTGCTCTTGAAACCAAGTCAGGAtgagacttttgaaactgaacCATGAACTGCAGGATACCTTCCAGGGAAGCATCCAATGAGAAGGAGCATATAATGTCTAGATCGTGAAGAAGTTTGACAAAATAGTCAACAGCCtagcaacaacaaaaagaaaattgttaatataataatttcttgaTGTGTTAATCTAAAATCCTTCGAATCCTCACCTCACTCCAGCTCAGGATTTTAATAGAACGTGGTGGAGTGGGGGCAGATAACCGAGTATTTATACTAGCATCGAATCCCACCGGCTGACGACCTGAAGCCGTTGTTTTATCTTCCCCACTATTATGAGTTCCATAATCGTTGGACCGCAGGACTTCTGTAGACTTCCGGATGATTTCCAGTTCTGATAAGCAAGAGCTAATATGTTTTCGTGCCAACTGCAGACCCCTTCCTTGAGGTCGCTTTAGACACATAAGGACATGGTAGAAGTGCTGTGAAGCAGAAAAATGTGAGAATTTAAGTAGTAATAGTTTAACTGAAcaaataatttcaaaacaaatgagaaaaattagTGGATCATCTCCATATGAAAAATCAGAGGTACAGGCATGCATCTTATCCGTGATTAGCACTTATAAGCCTCTGAATTGTCATAATAAGAGAGTGATGCTATTTTAATTTTGCAGACATGAAAAGAACATATGGAAAACTATAGACACTAAACAATTATACAGATCACTCATCATAGTAAGGAATCTGAGAGTGATAAATCTGTATGCTCAAATAACCCCAAATGGCCATAGCATTAGTCTGAAAAACACAGGGCAAGACCTTACGAAAGCGCAAGCGGCAGAGTATGGCTTTGCAATAGCCTTCTTCCAGTGCAGGATTATTTTGTAATGGCTCCAGATCTGCATAAGACCCAAGGAATATAGCCAAGTAAAAAGCTGCTTTCCCCTTGATTCAATTATAAGATAAGCTTCATACCTTCAACCTATACTAAGTCTTTCATAATGGGAAATATCCACCTATTACATTACATTGAAGTTATACTGAATTGCCGGTACGATTGTTGACTTCAGGCTTATCTGCAGAGTCTCTATAAAATGTCTACTAACACCACAAGCTACTGACTCTACAACTAAAGCGGCTACTTTGAAGTTtgcaaatatgaaaatttaGCATGTGTATAGATAAGTATCAGGAAGTAATAGCACCCTACTTACTGACCTTCAATCACTTTCCTTCCCGATGATGGAGCTTTACAAGCGCGCAATTGGCGAGCTATTGTTTCTTCAACAGCATTTAACATAGATAAGCACTTTTCGTCTTCACCAATCAGAGGTAAGCCATATGACATAGTGAAAAGGTCCTCTTCCTAccacaagaaaacaaaatactTAGGTTGGAACCAAATTTTGACTAGCCACGAAAGCAtaatatcaaattttcaatgataAATGAAATGTAATATCAAGCACCAAGGTATAATTTGACATGAGTGGATGCTCCGGGAGatgctcaatttttttaaaaaatgttaatatttcttttggctAATACATATAAATTGTAAAACTGACAACAATAAACTAACACTGCATTTGTACGATTTTCATTAAGACAAATGTATATTTTTCAATAAGGTTATGAGATAAAGAATTAAGTATATTCTCAATGCcagtttatttttattaactATCATAAATCGAAGTACATCTCGAGTAATTACCACATGTATCAATGGATCAGTACATGAGTGTTACTGTTTGTGCAGAAATAAGCCTTAACTTCGGATTTGTTTGTCTACTCAATGTAAAAAACATTGGGAACAGAAAGTTCAATTTTACCCACTTTACTTGTATATTAGATTAgatataataaagaaaaagtaacTTCTGCAAACAAGGAATTCAATATGTTGTGCAAAGACAAGTATGATGGCCATACCCATGCAAAACTATGCTAAGCAAAAACTTCTAGTTTGGAAAGGACGCCTTGAGGTTTCACCCTAGAACAAATATGAATCAGTTCACGGGGAGAAAAGTTCAATGAAGGTAACAAACTGTTTGTTCAGGTGCAGAAGAAGGGTGGTCAAAGGTAGGTATATAAGGGTGGGACAAAAGTAGGTAGGCCTCCCTGCATTTCAGAGAGGCTTTTCAAGTGACTTGCATGTTACCGCCAGTCATAATAATTCCACCAGGTTCACTCTCTAAAATTAGATCTACAAGTATAAGAAAAGAGATACAGTCGAGCAATACTTATTTTTAGGTAAACAGAGGGACAAGGAGCTGCTTAAATACTTTACTTCATGTGTTCGTGCATCTGAGACAACCGATACAACGGCCTTGCATGTTGCACGTATAATTCTACAGTAAGAATGCAATAACGCATGCGATGATGTCCTTTCAGGCCTCAGAAGATAGATGCAAGAGAAGACTGTTTGTGCTAGTGAATGTCCCTTATGCCATGTGCCCTGCCATAGAAGATAACAGTG
This genomic stretch from Eucalyptus grandis isolate ANBG69807.140 chromosome 3, ASM1654582v1, whole genome shotgun sequence harbors:
- the LOC104445415 gene encoding LOW QUALITY PROTEIN: N-alpha-acetyltransferase 35, NatC auxiliary subunit (The sequence of the model RefSeq protein was modified relative to this genomic sequence to represent the inferred CDS: deleted 1 base in 1 codon), translated to MDERRAEAAAAAAMGRHDGHPRPASIPSGDGSVWADVSPLLEAACADLQEGELIHGDNFNLFAAMSALEIMDPKMDSGMVCRYYSVDEAIENGAAPVPISFDKTVDIQCTIDIMDHLLACEGTWHKGHSLAQTVFSCIYLLRPERTSSHALLHSYCRIIRATCKAVVSVVSDARTHEEEDLFTMSYGLPLIGEDEKCLSMLNAVEETIARQLRACKAPSSGRKVIEDLEPLQNNPALEEGYCKAILCRLRFRKHFYHVLMCLKRPQGRGLQLARKHISSCLSELEIIRKSTEVLRSNDYGTHNSGEDKTTASGRQPVGFDASINTRLSAPTPPRSIKILSWSEAVDYFVKLLHDLDIICSFSLDASLEGILQFMVQFQKSHPDLVSRAHLQTLLIQDGKLYGRDPIFAVITKAAGLPEILRNHDIQNGECLVQLGQLVINLLKILSTNAAWQRRKLGKILQDWRVIHIQLELAFRQEMGEESGLSADQSGRQDILRQILVWVEEQTFWIASRFLMLGFELELYSPGEYCMVYWYIYVVLIKLAERMHHKMSFTNATEPAKTRGKKKKGSTKDTSRDIQMPASVLFLQSYICLAEGLTMMLAALRNERMLSQSPSPFNSDHERFIQHFELLQKAGVPDHISYQSFEESTKNVRFSTLVMYNYFKDAQRIAKEVKNSFPNDPDRQSELRRVEQVAEHNSIALTVLCRLGSLDPSLKVSFDFSHHPYFATAVVKRS